From Strix aluco isolate bStrAlu1 chromosome 5, bStrAlu1.hap1, whole genome shotgun sequence:
TTTCAGATGGCCTTCTCGTGTGAGGGAAGCCAGGGACGATAGCAAAAGGAGGTTGGACAGACCACAGTCTTCAGGTTACTGAAGTACAGCAGGATCTACAAGTATATCACATCTAATCGGCATTAAAAGATCTGAGAAGAACCACATATGCCCATAGCATAGTCTTTTTGGCATCTaccttctgaaaaatatttttaagccttATGTTTAGTCTACTAATCACTTaaggtttcttttctttggagGTGTTGTATTAGATGTTGCAAAACAAAAGCACTGCTGGCTTGCATTAAAACTGGCGTTACTTATAATGGAATACTGTTTTCAAGagtaaagaatgttttttttctttttagttgacATTTTGACTCAACATTCACAAGTGTTTTTTATCGTGTTGATTATAAAATAAAGTGATTTACAAAGAATTTGTGATTGTCACTTGCATTTGTTTTGGTGATGTCTTTACTAGGATATCATCCACAACCCCCAGTGTAAATCTGGGCTCGGTTGTGCTGGGCACTGTGCAAACCTTGGGGAAATGCACAATCCCTGATTCACAAGTTGGATGTAAAATGGTGGTTCCAATTTGGTGGGTGTGCTTCAATAGTAAGTAAAATCATCCTTATATGTGAAGTAGAGTGGATGTTGTTTCTTTACTAGCTTCAAGTAGGAGCGGTTTAGAAACATTCCGGTTATTGGGATCATGACTGTTAACCTGCACATTTGCTTTGCCCAAGCAAGGTAGGAAGGTTCCAAAACTCCCTGCAAGAGGGAGTTTATAGGAGAGATAGGAGTTGGGAGATGGCAGTTCAGAGGCAGTAGTGTAAAGTGGCAAGGGGGAAGGCCAAAAGCTGCAAGATGGTGTTAACAAAGCTGAGGTCCAGAATTCACTGCTCTGAATTTAGCATGTTCTTTAGGTACTTGCTCTTAGTCCCACGTTAGAGGCTGGTGAATATTTTCTCAGCTGTTTAGTTTAAAATTGGTATCTTCTTTTGTATAAAATGTTCACAGTATGGTAGATTAAAATGATAATTTACTTTGTATGGCAGCACTGTTCTTTAAGCCATAAAAAGCTCTTTCAGTCTCAGTTCCACACCAGCTAAGGCAACAGCGGAAGGAATGCCAGTTCTATCAGAATAGGTTTTATATAAATAGGCTTTTCTGATTTAGAGCAGAGCTTCACCCCCACTCCCACCCCCAATAAAGGAAAATACTCGTTTAGCATATTGTAGGCAGTCTAGAAAACCCTAATACCAAAGATGTGTGCATTTTGTTGGGCTAACCTGTGTGAATACTGGAGATCCAAACTGGTCCAGTGTATGTCCCTAGAGTCCTTGTTCCATTGAACTAAATATTTGCCAGGTTCCATGCTAAGACCCAGTTTGCAGTTGGTTAGGGTATGACGACTGGTGACCATTCCTTTTGACAGCAGTGCTAGCACTGCTTCTGCAATGCCTCCTTCAGTGCTGGTAGAACTGCATGGCTACATGGAGAACTGGATCAGGAAAAcgacttggatttttttttttttcttttctgccagcttatttttatctcttaaaTTATGTAATTATTCCATAACTTGAGTTTTCTGCTTGGATTCTGTCCCAGACAATTGTTAAGATTCAGTAGCTATGGGGAACATAGAAAAAGCCATTTTTCTGTAATATGTGCACTGTACCACAGTAAATGGAGAAAATTTAATCAGTCTTTTGTGGCTTGGGGGTGGGAATATGCCTTATTAGACATCTCCCCAAAGAGTGAAAATTGTATGTAGGTACTCTGAGCTATCTATAGTGAACAGCATTTGGAGCTATTGCTTTGTGTGGACATGCTGagtcatttcagaaataaatgcttcTAAAATACTGAACAATAGACATCCAGGTCTCTGGTGTCCTATGGACCTTTTGACTAATTTTCAAATGTAATCTGAAACCCAATATTCCTTTCTTGTTTGTATCTAGATTATTCTTCTGCACCTTCTTTCTCTGTACGCAGAATAAACTACTCTGCTTCCTCAGAGTTTTCTTAACAGCTTCCCATGTAATCCTATTTATGGACGCTCACTTTTGCTGTCTTCCAAGATGAGCCTGTGAAGACCATGCTATTTTGCAGTGACTAGTTAACAATAAGCTAGATGCAGTATTACATCACACGTTGGTAAGTTATGACAGCAAAGATGCTGGTCTTCAAGGCTACTCAAATGTCTGTGGTCCGGCCAGTCATGGGGAGCCAGAGCATTCCATGCTGAGTTACATATGAATGTGTGAATGTTGCCTTTCAACATCTGACTTTTCAGATCAAGACATGAGACAGAAATACAGCTTACTGAATTTCCTTTCAGGGGGATTTTGTTAGACTCTTAAACCTTGAGTCTCTCCTGTGTTGCAGTTTGTACAGTGACCTACTTGTATCTTTCagataaagagaaagagaagataaagCTTGAGGAAGAtgaggcagcagctgccagcaccatGGCAGTCTCGGCTTCCCTTATGCCACCCATTTGGGACAAAACTATTCCTTACGATGGCGAGTCTTTCCACCTGGAGTACATGGATCTGGATGAGTTCCTGCTGGAGAATGGAATTCCTTCCAGCCCTACTCACCTGGATTTGAACCGGAATCCACTCTTGCCTGTGGCTGAGCTGGAAGGAAAGGAGTCTGCCAGTGCTTCCACTGGTTCTCCTGCATCATCCTCTTCCACTGCAGTTTACCAGCAATCAGAAGCAGCCTCCAGCACAGGTAGAGGGAATAATATGGGGCTCTGAGGGACTTCTGTTGTTCTTGTATTAAAAGGTGCCCCTTTAGATCAAAGAGGAGACATGCTAACCTGTCAATGTTAGCTGTGGCTGGTTAAGTAGCACAGATATGCTCAGTCTTAGTCCATGTGTCAATTCATGAAGGTGCtgcctcttctcttcttccccacccTCCCTCCTGGAAGAATTGAGTGAGTGTCCCTTAGTGTGCagtctttcttttgaaattagaAGAGCTGAAACACCAACATAGAGTATTTGCTTTCTTGGTATTGCTAATCTAGTGAAAAGATGGACATGTTGAGAAAATAGTTTCTCAGGTTGTTTTACGACAAATTTGATAGTTTGTGACAAGTCATTTGTGCTACCTTGGTGGCTTGGTCTGCTTGGGTGAACTTATGCTAACTTAATGTACCTCAAATAACAATGCTTAATACAAAAACAATGAAGCAATCTTCATGCTAGCCTGTAAAATGTGAGAACAGACACTTGGAAAAGGTGTGTTAATGATGCAGTTTGATGTTCTGTGATGCTTTGAAGTGGGAATGgaggaacaaagaaacaaaactgtacTTAAATGGTACTAGGAAACTTCAACTCTTCATTTGTAGTATGGAGATCTTCTCTCTTAAAGAACTTAGCAGCTCAGTTTGCGCTAGATTTGGAGTTTAAACATGATAGCCACTAAACTTTCACAGTACTATTTTATGAGCAGACTTTACAGAAAGCGTTTTCCTCGGGGCCTTTTCCGTGAATCTGTGAGAGAAAGGCAAAATGTGGAATTCCTTCAGTGAGACATAGGGTGTGGCTTTTTCTAGGTGGTACATGAAAAAACTTACTAATTTACTCACTACTTCAAATTGCATTGACATTTGCAATGCATGTGTGTATGAAGTTTGTAAACAGTAGATAAATAGGACAAAGTTTGTATGAACACTGTCAGTGTCAGACAATCTGTTGGGACATTTGTTCCCATGTGGCAAAGAAGTAGAATACTGTTGCATTTGTAACCAACCCACCTTTATTTAGTCCTTTCTTTGGAAATACAGTTGTCTGACCTTCTGACAGACCCAGAGACCGGGGTCTTTGGGCAGGATTGTTTCCGTAAGGCTTTCTATGGCACAAAGCTCAGGCTGATACAAGTTTCTCACTTCTTATGGCTGTGGAAGGCGCTTCGTAAGTGCGCAAGCATGTAGTTTTTGCTGAGGAAGTATTAACTCTTGTCCTGCATCTATCTACTCATGTCTGTTAGTCTGGCATATGTTCCTAGAGTTTGTATTACAAACTGGACTGTGTAGCTTCTCTCTGTACCTGCAGCTGTACAGCACCAAGCACACCTTAGGGAAATAGCAAATAATACTAGTAAATACTGCCCACAGTAGGGCAATAGAGATACCCAAGTTGGCTTCTTAGTTAATTCTCTTCATCCTGCTGAATGTATTGTAACTTCTCCTGTTGTTGCCAGAGTCCCCACCACAAAATGAGAGAAATACTCCTAGTCCCATTGATCCTGACTGCGTAGAAGTTGAGGTGAATTTTAACCCTGACCCTGCTGATTTAGTGCTGTCCAGTGTGCCTGGTGGTGAGCTCTTCAATCCTCGCAAGCACAAGTTTACTGAAGAGGACCTGAAACCACAACCAATGATTAAAAAAGCCAAGAAGGTTTTTGTCCCAGATGAGCAAAAGGTAACAGATCTATTGCTACAAACTTCTCTAGGCCTTGATCAAAGTTTCTGACTCTTTGCCCAAACATTTTGACACATAAAGCTAATGCGCTATACCTACATGACTGAGCAGAAGCGCTGCCAAGAATAGAATTGGCAAGTCAACTGCTGTTCTTGCTGTTTTGCTGGTTTGGTATCATGAGATAATTACTGGGCAGGAGCAACTTATCATGCTATACAGAGAAATTAGTAGTAGAACTATCAAATCACATCGTCATCAACTGCACTTTTGAAGGCCATTGTATATATTTGCCCAGCACTATGTCTGATCCAGCTTTAAGCAGCCCAGACAACAGAACAGCTTGCTTCCTGGGGAAGTTCATTCCCAAATTGAAACTAAGTACAGGGAGCATTTCAGTTGGACAGCTTCTTAGTAGCCAAGTCTCTTAAACTCCCTAGTTCTAGCAGTTGGTTTATCGTGAAACAAGACTCGTGTAAGGATGAAATCTCACAGTACTGTCTTGCCGGCATTTTGGTATCGGAGTCCTGCAAACCAATGAAGAGATTCTTCAATATCACAGTCAGTGTGAATGTCATTATACAATAAAGAGGTGTCTATTTGATGTAGTTGTCaggttggcatttttttttttctttcttgctacAGGATGAAAAATACTGGACAAGGCGAAAGAAGAACAATGTGGCAGCAAAGCGTTCCCGTGATGCTCGGCGATTAAAGGAGAATCAGATCACAATTCGGGCAGCCTttcttgagaaagaaaatacagcccTGAGGACGGAGGTTGCAGAGCTGCGCAAGGAAGTGGGACGATGCAAGAACATTGTTTCTAAATACGAGACCAGATACGGACCCTTGTAAGCACACCCCTTTTCCTTCTTAGGGCTCCTTGTTTTAGCCTCTTAGACTCCTCTGCCTTCTGTAGAGACTCCCAGAAATAAAGTTTGTGGAGGCTTTGCCATTTTGcatttacacaaaaaaaacccccgaaCCCCGTTTCTGTTGGCACAACTTGTTCAGGCCCTTTCCTGATCATTGTGTTGCTCAAAATATTAGTGTCCAGATTTACAACTTTGTTTGTAACACTGATAGAGCATTTTCTGATGTCATACGATAGAACAGATTCACCTGTCTGGAGGAGTAGATGTGGATCCTTCCTGACTGGACAGGGCTTTTGCTATCTGTTCTAATCTCCATTTTAAGTGGAGAAAGAGCCTAGGAGActctccttgggtttttttgtttgtttgtttttttaaactcctgctctttcctccctctccacccTGCCCACCCCTCCCAGTCAAAttgtaaaacataattttaagatATAAGTAGATGTTGCTGGGCAGCATCATGAAGTTGTTTCCTCTCCCATTCAGAGGCACTAGAAAGTACCTGTTGTATAGAACTCTATTCCTGTTGAAGAGGAATAGGGGAGCCTTTAGGACAGGAAGATAGGAAAATATTCAGTCTCTGGTAAAAACAGAGTTATCTGGAGGTTGAGGCGCAAGTGTTATACAGACCAGAGTCAGTGCAGTGTCGATTACAATACTGCTCAAACATCTTGGTAGGTTCTACCCCTGGATAACTTCCAGAAACCATGGAAAGAACAGTAGGGGATCTCTCACTTTACAGATATggataaaataatttcctgtggGTTTTAGGCTGTATTTCTACCACCAccactcctttttttccttagaggGACTTCCCTCTTGAACTGCTGGTAAAGCAGCATGTTACACTTAACTGAGAAGTAAGGGAGATTTAGAAAAGGAGGTCTGGCTCATAAGGCTGAACCTTGAGTCCCATCTGTTAAGGAATTGCCAGTACCTTATGGTTTGgaagaaggtgggttttttttttaggaagcAAACAAGCCACTGTTACTTTACTGCACCTTACCTGTTGTACAAGAGCTTGAGAAAGAGTTTTGGTCCTTTGTCTCATGAACACTCTATGGAACAAGCTACACCCACTCTAAACACGAACAGTTTACCTCACTGTCTCCTGTGTAGCAGCATATCTGGTCTCTCCATGCCTGCTGGTTCTCTCTCCAGCATGTTTCCTGTTACAAAATTAGCACACAAGACTTGCCCTCTTGGAAGTAATCCATTCTCAGCACCAAGCGCTGCTTCAACAGTATgctgtgttaaaataaaaaatatgttgtgTGTGATGTTGGGACCTTCTACATGACCTACAACTGCAAGAACCAGAAGCTTTCACAGAAGTATATGTCTAGAAGTCCTCTTAACAAGAGAAGCTATCTTAAGATAGTGGCTGTGTCAGAACTCTTAGGCTACACTTCCTGGGCTAATATTTATATTAGGGAGTAAATGTGGGATAGAAGATGTTTAGGCTAGTTTCCAGTTCCCCTATTGAAATctgaaaagtatattaaaaagcCATTGAGGTTTCTTTTCTATACTAAAGGCTTCTTGCCTAACTTGTCTTTTAAACATAATGTGGAAATTGAGTTTAGACCAATTGTGTGTTGACTTCTTAAGGAAGTAGAGAAGCAGTCTAATTCAGAACACTTAAAGTAAATGTATGCTTTGAGCTATCTCCCCCTCTGTTATGCATTTAATTTGACTAGAATGGCTCTTGATGCAGTGTTGGTCTAATTTCTTTCAAACATACTGAAAATTGTCAACCTTTCAGCAGGGGTTTTTCTTTCACAGGGTGGtgtgtggtggtgatggtgggaAGTATGTTATAAATAAATTGTCACACTTAACG
This genomic window contains:
- the TEF gene encoding thyrotroph embryonic factor isoform X2; translation: MSSCNSAGGPAALDFPEVLKSLLEYSLPWTNKMTDKEKEKIKLEEDEAAAASTMAVSASLMPPIWDKTIPYDGESFHLEYMDLDEFLLENGIPSSPTHLDLNRNPLLPVAELEGKESASASTGSPASSSSTAVYQQSEAASSTESPPQNERNTPSPIDPDCVEVEVNFNPDPADLVLSSVPGGELFNPRKHKFTEEDLKPQPMIKKAKKVFVPDEQKDEKYWTRRKKNNVAAKRSRDARRLKENQITIRAAFLEKENTALRTEVAELRKEVGRCKNIVSKYETRYGPFDLSDSE
- the TEF gene encoding thyrotroph embryonic factor isoform X1 — its product is MPGRAAHQEAAAAAGGPEPTAAGGSAGAAAQQEQRGLAGAFPLVLKKLMENPPREARLDKEKEKIKLEEDEAAAASTMAVSASLMPPIWDKTIPYDGESFHLEYMDLDEFLLENGIPSSPTHLDLNRNPLLPVAELEGKESASASTGSPASSSSTAVYQQSEAASSTESPPQNERNTPSPIDPDCVEVEVNFNPDPADLVLSSVPGGELFNPRKHKFTEEDLKPQPMIKKAKKVFVPDEQKDEKYWTRRKKNNVAAKRSRDARRLKENQITIRAAFLEKENTALRTEVAELRKEVGRCKNIVSKYETRYGPFDLSDSE